The segment ACTACCGTTCCGATCTTAATCGTCTACCCCTTTATGCAAAAGCATTTCACCAAAGGTGTACTCCTGGGGTCGGTCAAAGGTTAAAAAGCATTTCAACCTGAGTTGTTACGGGGAAACCGTGATAATATAGAAGCAAAGGAGAGGTCATTATGCAACGTAAAGCGATTTCATTGGCTATTCTGGCAGCAATGGTCGGTATGGGAACGATGTTGTCTGGATGTGGGGAACAAAAAGAGGATACATCGGCAGCTCCAGGTAATTCACAAGACCCATCGAATCCCTTCAAAACCAAATTAAAAATCTCGATGTTTAACCAAGGCACCTTCAACGCTGCTGCTCCGATTCCTCCCCGTGAAGAAGATATCCAGCGCCAAATGCTGGAGGAAGCCGTAAATATCGACCTGGAAATGATGATTCCGCAATCCGGGCAAGCAACGACTAAATTAAATACGCTGATTGCCGGCGGAGATATTCCAGATTTGATCTTCTTGAAAAGCCGGGCGGATCTCGCGCAATACTATGATCAAGGCGTCCTTGCCGATTTGACACCGTATCTGGATCAATTTCCAGCATTACAGAAACGATTCAGTGACGACTCCTGGGAGGCGATGTCCTATCAAGGCAAAACCATCGGCGTTCCAGGTTATGATAATGTAAACGGGATCAGCCGCAGCTTCTTTATCCGCAATGATTGGCTGAAAAAGCTGAATATGGAAGTACCAACGACCCCTGACGAGTTATTTGAAGTTATGAAAGCCTTTACAGAGAAAGACCCGGATGGTAATGGCAAGAACGATACGTACGGATTCATCGGCGGTATGAACAAAGAAGGCAATCTGCAAACCTACGGCTTCGATAGCTTGATGTGGATGTTCGGCGTCAATCCTCCCTCAGCCATTGATGTGAAGGACAATCAGCCGGTGTTCCTGTTTACCGACCCCAAAATGAAAGAAGCGCTCGCTTATATTCATAAAATGATGGAGGCCAAAGTGGTAGATCCAGATTGGGTGACGATGAATACTCCCGAATTGCTGGATCAAAAGTTATTTAAGGGCAAAGTCGGTTTCATGATCAGAGATGCCCGCAGGCTGGAGCCGGATTATCAGCAGAAAATGAAAGAAATCAGCGGAGAAGTCCCGGAATGGATCGTCATTCCTCCAATGACTGGTCCTTATGGCGATCAAATTGTAGAGAGAAAATCGTTCCAGGGCAATTCATGGGCCATCTCCAAAAAAGCGGACAAGGACAAAATCATCCGGATCTTGGCCATGCTGAATTATCTCTTTACAGACGAGGAAGCCTATCCGAACTTCGCCTACGGAATTAAAGGGATTCATTGGGATGTTGTGGACGGTAAGATCAAGAATAAAACCTCTGAATTATCGAAGGAAATGAAAGAAAAATATCTATGGGTCGATCATTACAGAATGCCGCGTCATGGCGATGATGCTGAGTACTTCAGCTTCCAGAACCCTAAGACGGCTGAGGCCTTTAAGAACAATCAGCAATACGTGGCGGCTACGTTGCCCGGGAATTTATTGACCGAGGACCCGAACGATACATTGGCAACAGACCGCCAACGTTTCATTAATGAAAGCCTGGTCAAATTTATGACCGGCAAAGATCCTCTGGACAACTGGGACAATTTCCTCCATACGCTGGAGACCAAGTTTGACATGCAGAAGTATACGGACACAGTCATCAAGCAATTTACAGAAGCGGGCTTAATCAAGTAAATCAAACGAAGAGAGCGGCTATAATTAGCCCCTCTCTTTATTGTCATATGCTATGATTTGTTCAATTCAGCTTTAGAAGGAAGAGGATCCATGCGAAGAAGAATCAGCTTGCCTTTGAAATTATTTTTGATCGTGTTTGCCTTTGTATTAAGCTGCATTATCTTGATCAGCCAGCTGTCTTACCGCTATGTCCAAAAGGAAATAAGAACCTCTGACCTGTATTACACCAACCAGATACTTGACAAGGTAGATCAGTATTTCACCGTTAATTTCTCCTCCTTCCAGACGATCCTGTTCTCGGTGGAATCATCGGTGAAAGCCAACATTGGCAATCTGGATGTGATTAAGAAGCAATTACGAGAGCTGTATGAACTCAACAGTAATTACGTCAGTAATATTTATCTGATCAAAAGCGATTTATCCATTCTAGGCGGAAGTGCGCCTACCCGGATATTCGATGAATCTTTAGCTGAAAGAGAGCCATTGTTTGACGCGGCTGACAAGAACAGAAGGATTACCTTTGTCAGTGATCCTTACAAATCCAAATATTCCGGATGGACCGTTACGATGGTCCGGTATCTGAACAGCGCTCCGTTTCCTATGGCCATTGCGGTAGATCTGGATCTCAATGCCATTGAAGAAACCTTGTTCAAGATTAATACACAAGAACAAATGAATCTGGCTCTGCTCACCGCATCGGGAAAAATCATCGCCGGATTCTCGGAAAATAAAGGCCCCATAAGTATTCTGGATCATACCTTCTCCATCGGTGAAACGTCAGCGGAACAAATTCTGGATACCCCGGAAACCAGTCTTCAACTGCATACCAAGGAGGGCCTGCCCGTCTCCCTTCTCAAAAAACCGACAGAGAAATTCAACTGGACGCTGATCTCGATCAACGATGAATCACGCTTGAAAGCTGCGTTGTCCCGGCTGGAAACCTATTATATCGAGCTTCTGGCTGCCGGCTTTGTGTTAAGTCTATTCATCTCTTTGTTGATAGCCAAATATATAAGGACCCCTCTCTACGCACTCAAAACAAAGATGAAGCGGGTGGAGCAAGGCATTCTTACCACTCCAGTATCAATTAACCGGAACGATGAGTTTGGAGATCTCTCCAAGGCATTTGACCGTATGCTGCAGCAGATTGTGGAGCTGATCCGGGGAGCGGAGCTTCATCATGAACTGGAGCGGAAGCTGGAAATCCAAGTGCTTCAATCTCAAATAAACCCTCATTTTCTGTATAATACGCTGGGTTCAATCAGCAATGTCATCCGGCTCGGACGAATAGAGAAAGTAGATGTGGTCATCGAATCGCTCATTTCAATACTGGAATATGGGATCGCCGATGCTGCGGAGAAGGTCTCTCTGCGTCAGGAATTGCAAAATGTAGCGGACTATATCGCGATCCAGAACATCCGTTATAACCGAAGCTTCCACTTGATTGAAGATATCGAAGCAGGGTTAATGGATTTTCCTGTTTTTAGAATGCTGCTGCAGCCCCTTGTAGAGAACAGTATCTTCCATGGTTATAACGGAGGGGGAATCGAAGGCCCTATTACTATTCATGCGTACAGAGAGGGCGGCATCGTCATCATAGAAGTAATTGACCAAGGGGAAGGCATTCCAGCGGATACGCTAAAGTATATTCTGGTTTCAGAACCGGGTGATACGGAAGTGAAGCGGAAAAGAATCGGGTTAAACAATATTCATGACCGGATAAGACTTCACTACGGAGAGCAGTTCGGTCTCCAGATCATAAGCATACCTAATGAAATAACCCGTGTCCGCGCCTTATTCCCGGCAGCCTTGTTTAAAGGAGATGCATGATGGTGAGAGACTACACCTGCTTCATTGTTGACGATGAAGATCTAATCATACAACGATTGGAATTGTTTTTTAAGGAGCTCTCCCATAGGGATAAACGATTCCGTCTAGTGGGAAAAGCGAATAATGGGGTGGAAGGGGTAGAGGAGATCGTAAAGCTTAAGCCGGATATCGTAATCTCTGATATCGTTATGCCGCGAATGGATGGAATTTCCATGATTGAGCAGCTAAAGCCTAAGCTTCCTCATACGCAGTACATTCTTTTGACCGCCTATTCATCCTTTGAATACGCGCAGCGGGCCATTCAGGCCAACGTATTGGAGTACATTGTTAAGGTTCCGCTCAGGGAGGCGGATTTGGATCGCGCTCTTGCTAAGGCAGCGGGGATTTTAAATGAAATGAAGACCAAAGAAGCGGAATTTCAATCGTTACACATATCCGTGCTTGAGAATAAATATAGAGTCCGCAAGCAGTTTTTTAATGAGCTTATCCGCGGGGAGATTCCTACTCACCGGGCATCGGATTTTGCCAATCGCATGCAATTCCATTTCTTTCAAGCGAGCTATTGCTGCTTCATTGTGGAAATGAACCGGTATGAGAGTTTCCGGAACGATTATTCAGCTTCAGATCAAAACATCTTGAAATATGCGATTACGAATATCATCGAAG is part of the Paenibacillus sp. FSL M7-0420 genome and harbors:
- a CDS encoding extracellular solute-binding protein, producing MQRKAISLAILAAMVGMGTMLSGCGEQKEDTSAAPGNSQDPSNPFKTKLKISMFNQGTFNAAAPIPPREEDIQRQMLEEAVNIDLEMMIPQSGQATTKLNTLIAGGDIPDLIFLKSRADLAQYYDQGVLADLTPYLDQFPALQKRFSDDSWEAMSYQGKTIGVPGYDNVNGISRSFFIRNDWLKKLNMEVPTTPDELFEVMKAFTEKDPDGNGKNDTYGFIGGMNKEGNLQTYGFDSLMWMFGVNPPSAIDVKDNQPVFLFTDPKMKEALAYIHKMMEAKVVDPDWVTMNTPELLDQKLFKGKVGFMIRDARRLEPDYQQKMKEISGEVPEWIVIPPMTGPYGDQIVERKSFQGNSWAISKKADKDKIIRILAMLNYLFTDEEAYPNFAYGIKGIHWDVVDGKIKNKTSELSKEMKEKYLWVDHYRMPRHGDDAEYFSFQNPKTAEAFKNNQQYVAATLPGNLLTEDPNDTLATDRQRFINESLVKFMTGKDPLDNWDNFLHTLETKFDMQKYTDTVIKQFTEAGLIK
- a CDS encoding sensor histidine kinase, with translation MRRRISLPLKLFLIVFAFVLSCIILISQLSYRYVQKEIRTSDLYYTNQILDKVDQYFTVNFSSFQTILFSVESSVKANIGNLDVIKKQLRELYELNSNYVSNIYLIKSDLSILGGSAPTRIFDESLAEREPLFDAADKNRRITFVSDPYKSKYSGWTVTMVRYLNSAPFPMAIAVDLDLNAIEETLFKINTQEQMNLALLTASGKIIAGFSENKGPISILDHTFSIGETSAEQILDTPETSLQLHTKEGLPVSLLKKPTEKFNWTLISINDESRLKAALSRLETYYIELLAAGFVLSLFISLLIAKYIRTPLYALKTKMKRVEQGILTTPVSINRNDEFGDLSKAFDRMLQQIVELIRGAELHHELERKLEIQVLQSQINPHFLYNTLGSISNVIRLGRIEKVDVVIESLISILEYGIADAAEKVSLRQELQNVADYIAIQNIRYNRSFHLIEDIEAGLMDFPVFRMLLQPLVENSIFHGYNGGGIEGPITIHAYREGGIVIIEVIDQGEGIPADTLKYILVSEPGDTEVKRKRIGLNNIHDRIRLHYGEQFGLQIISIPNEITRVRALFPAALFKGDA